The following proteins are encoded in a genomic region of Bradyrhizobium sp. SK17:
- a CDS encoding protein-disulfide reductase DsbD domain-containing protein: MIVTVPLRAALGVAATLSVACMATEVRADDASPWQQDTHSAVRLLAGSRSGAVLLGGIAFQLQDGWKTYWRTPGDSGVPPRFDFSKSDNVDAVTVMWPAPRQFDDGAGGTSLGYKHQVVLPLRIVAKNPDKPLVLRADISYAVCEKLCVPVEAKAELAFASVASTEDAALSEALNAVPKPANIGDPTPVTIRDVKRDDKNNVLVDVAAPDSKELSLYVEGPTPDWALPVPKLVEHSPPGVKRFSFELDGLPPGAKAEGAALKLTLVGGDKSYEFNINLN; encoded by the coding sequence ATGATCGTCACAGTTCCCTTGCGGGCCGCTCTGGGCGTTGCCGCTACATTGTCCGTCGCATGTATGGCAACGGAAGTTCGCGCCGACGACGCCTCGCCGTGGCAGCAGGACACACATTCCGCCGTACGGTTGCTCGCGGGATCGCGCAGCGGCGCGGTGCTGCTCGGCGGCATCGCCTTCCAGTTGCAGGACGGCTGGAAAACCTACTGGCGGACGCCCGGCGATTCCGGCGTGCCGCCGCGGTTCGATTTCTCCAAGTCGGATAATGTCGATGCGGTCACGGTGATGTGGCCGGCGCCGCGCCAGTTCGACGACGGCGCCGGCGGCACCTCGCTCGGCTACAAGCATCAGGTGGTGCTGCCGCTGCGCATCGTCGCCAAGAACCCCGACAAGCCCTTGGTGCTGCGCGCCGACATCAGCTACGCGGTGTGCGAGAAGCTGTGCGTACCGGTGGAGGCCAAGGCCGAGCTGGCGTTCGCGAGCGTCGCCTCGACCGAGGACGCAGCCCTGTCGGAGGCGCTCAACGCGGTGCCGAAGCCCGCCAATATCGGCGATCCCACCCCCGTCACGATCCGCGACGTCAAGCGCGACGACAAGAACAACGTGCTGGTCGATGTCGCCGCGCCCGACAGCAAGGAGCTCAGCCTGTATGTCGAGGGCCCGACGCCGGACTGGGCGCTTCCGGTGCCCAAGCTGGTCGAGCACTCGCCGCCGGGCGTGAAGCGCTTCTCCTTCGAGCTCGATGGACTGCCGCCCGGCGCCAAGGCGGAGGGTGCCGCACTGAAGCTGACCTTGGTCGGCGGCGACAAAAGCTACGAATTCAATATCAATTTGAACTGA
- a CDS encoding oligosaccharide flippase family protein, producing the protein METQSESSAATSAPAGPAARVRDLVARLLGGTKEASVTKRLAGMIFVIRVISAAIAYLAQILLARWMSGSDYGIYVYVWTWVLLLGSTMDFGIAPSSQKIIPEYRARGDLAALRGFLSGGRWVVLAASSTVALLLAGVIHLASPWIDPNAVVPLYIGCLTLPPFVVANTQDGISRAHDWMQLGLMPQFIVRQGLIIALTAGALALGLDLGATVAMIASAAAVYIAAIGQMIVLNRRLKVHLGPGEKTYDVKGWFAISLPIMLVESFYLLLGYTDVLMLQQFRSSEEVGIYFAVVKTLALVSFVHYAMSATTAHRFAEYNALGDKDRLAAYVTHAISWTFWPSLFATVALLAFGKPLLWLFGPKFVDGYSIMFVAAIGLVVRSAIGPVERLLNMLGHQNICATAYAVSFFMNVGLCIALVPRYGGMGAAASTSLSLTFETILLFVVVRSRLGLHVLAFGKRQPAA; encoded by the coding sequence ATGGAGACACAATCCGAATCCTCTGCCGCAACCTCCGCGCCAGCGGGCCCGGCCGCTCGCGTGCGGGACCTCGTCGCGCGCCTGCTCGGCGGCACCAAGGAGGCGTCGGTCACCAAGCGCCTCGCGGGCATGATCTTCGTCATCCGCGTCATCAGCGCCGCGATCGCCTATCTGGCGCAGATCCTGCTGGCGCGCTGGATGAGCGGCTCGGACTACGGCATCTATGTCTATGTCTGGACCTGGGTGCTGCTGCTCGGCAGCACGATGGATTTCGGCATCGCGCCGTCCTCGCAGAAGATCATCCCGGAATATCGCGCGCGCGGCGACCTTGCCGCGCTGCGCGGCTTCCTCTCCGGCGGCCGTTGGGTGGTGCTTGCCGCGTCCAGCACAGTGGCGCTGCTGCTCGCCGGCGTGATCCACCTCGCATCGCCCTGGATCGATCCCAACGCGGTGGTGCCGCTCTATATCGGCTGCCTGACGCTGCCGCCCTTCGTGGTCGCCAACACCCAGGACGGCATCTCGCGCGCGCATGACTGGATGCAGCTCGGCCTGATGCCGCAATTCATCGTGCGGCAAGGGCTGATCATCGCGTTGACCGCCGGCGCGCTGGCGCTCGGCCTCGATCTCGGCGCGACGGTTGCGATGATCGCGAGCGCCGCGGCGGTCTACATCGCCGCGATCGGCCAGATGATCGTGCTGAACCGCCGCCTCAAAGTCCATCTCGGCCCAGGCGAGAAGACCTACGACGTCAAGGGCTGGTTCGCGATCTCGCTGCCGATCATGCTGGTCGAGAGCTTCTATCTGCTGCTCGGCTACACCGACGTACTGATGCTACAGCAATTCCGCTCCTCGGAGGAAGTCGGCATCTACTTCGCCGTGGTGAAGACGCTGGCACTGGTGTCGTTCGTCCACTATGCGATGTCGGCGACGACGGCGCACCGTTTCGCCGAGTACAACGCGCTCGGCGACAAGGACCGGCTGGCAGCCTATGTCACGCACGCGATCAGCTGGACGTTCTGGCCCTCATTGTTTGCAACGGTCGCCCTGCTCGCGTTTGGCAAGCCGCTGCTGTGGCTGTTCGGCCCGAAATTCGTCGACGGCTACAGCATCATGTTCGTGGCCGCGATCGGGCTCGTGGTGCGCTCGGCGATCGGGCCGGTGGAGCGGCTGTTGAACATGCTCGGCCACCAGAATATCTGCGCCACCGCCTATGCGGTGTCGTTCTTCATGAATGTCGGGCTCTGCATCGCGCTGGTGCCGCGCTACGGCGGCATGGGCGCAGCCGCCTCGACCTCGCTCTCGCTGACCTTCGAGACGATCCTGCTGTTCGTCGTGGTGCGCTCGCGCCTCGGGCTGCACGTGCTGGCATTCGGGAAGCGACAGCCGGCGGCGTAG
- a CDS encoding MAPEG family protein: protein MTTELATLAAGIVFGIAHIIVTAHLQSWQRGYHWTASSREQSVPPLTGLAGRAERSLRNFLETFPFFAAAIVLAAMVGAHNWLTLSGAQLYLWGRIAYTILYAANLSLARSMIWNVPTIGILMIVAGSLLK from the coding sequence ATGACCACCGAGCTTGCCACGCTCGCTGCCGGCATCGTCTTCGGTATTGCCCACATCATTGTCACTGCGCATCTGCAGAGCTGGCAACGCGGCTATCACTGGACCGCGAGCTCGCGGGAGCAGAGCGTTCCGCCGCTCACAGGCCTCGCCGGGCGGGCCGAGCGCTCGCTCCGAAATTTTCTCGAGACCTTTCCATTCTTTGCCGCTGCGATCGTGCTCGCGGCCATGGTGGGCGCGCACAATTGGCTGACATTGTCGGGGGCGCAGCTCTACCTTTGGGGCCGCATCGCCTACACGATCCTGTACGCAGCCAATCTGTCGCTGGCGCGTTCGATGATCTGGAATGTTCCCACGATCGGCATCCTGATGATCGTGGCCGGATCGCTCCTGAAGTGA
- a CDS encoding 3-hydroxybutyrate dehydrogenase produces the protein MGTLTGKTAVVTGSTSGIGLAYARAFAGAGANIVLNGMGVPADIEKERSGIETDFKVKAVHSPADMTKPAEIAEMVALGEKTFGSVDILVNNAGIQFVSPIEEFPPEKWEAIIAINLSSAFYGIRAAVPGMKKRGWGRIINTASAHSLVASPFKSAYVSAKHGIAGLTKTAALELAQFKITCNCISPGYVWTPLVEHQIPETMKARNMTKEQVIKDVLLAAQPTKEFVTSEQVAALALFLCGDDAAQITGANLSIDGGWTAE, from the coding sequence ATGGGTACATTGACAGGCAAGACCGCCGTTGTGACCGGCTCGACCAGCGGCATCGGATTGGCTTACGCACGCGCCTTCGCGGGCGCCGGCGCCAATATCGTCCTCAATGGCATGGGCGTCCCGGCCGACATCGAGAAGGAACGTTCCGGCATCGAGACCGATTTCAAGGTCAAGGCGGTGCATTCGCCGGCCGACATGACCAAGCCGGCGGAGATCGCCGAGATGGTCGCGCTCGGCGAGAAGACCTTCGGTTCGGTCGACATCCTGGTCAACAATGCCGGCATCCAGTTCGTGTCGCCGATCGAGGAATTCCCGCCGGAGAAGTGGGAAGCGATCATCGCGATCAACCTGTCGTCCGCGTTCTACGGCATCCGCGCCGCGGTGCCCGGCATGAAGAAGCGCGGCTGGGGCCGCATCATCAACACCGCCTCGGCACATTCGCTGGTGGCCTCGCCGTTCAAGTCGGCCTACGTCTCGGCCAAGCATGGCATCGCCGGACTCACAAAGACCGCGGCCCTCGAGCTCGCGCAGTTCAAGATCACCTGCAACTGCATCTCGCCGGGCTATGTCTGGACGCCGTTGGTCGAGCACCAGATTCCGGAGACCATGAAGGCGCGCAACATGACCAAGGAGCAGGTCATCAAGGACGTGCTGTTGGCCGCGCAGCCGACCAAGGAGTTCGTGACCTCGGAGCAGGTTGCGGCGCTGGCGCTGTTCCTGTGCGGCGACGATGCGGCGCAGATCACTGGTGCCAACCTCTCGATCGACGGCGGCTGGACCGCGGAGTAA
- a CDS encoding DUF3734 domain-containing protein, with translation MDTSDSAPASTPAQAQRVLVLQGGGALGSYQAGAFQALCHAGFEPEWIAGISIGAINAAIIAGNEPDRRVPRLKEFWEMVSAPVPWNPVSKHERARSLFNETSAAIIATFGVPGFFTPRIPPAPLWPPGSSQSLSYYDTAPLKKTLERLVDFDRINDLKTRLSVGAVGVTSGNFCYFDNYEFKKLGKKIGPEHIMASGALPPGFPAVVIEGEHYWDGGIASNTPLDFVLDEETSRDLLIFQVDLFSARGPLPETLLEAAEREKDIRYSSRTRMNTDKNKQVHNARMAVRDLISKLPDYLKNDPSVELLRKASKENTVTVVHLIYKSKNYESSSKDYDFSHVAMVEHWGAGVRDVHLSMRHKEWLERPQSGETMVTYDLTGDEPEAPAGK, from the coding sequence ATGGATACTTCGGATTCCGCGCCGGCCTCGACGCCCGCGCAAGCGCAGCGGGTGCTGGTTCTCCAGGGCGGCGGGGCGCTCGGCTCCTACCAGGCCGGTGCCTTCCAGGCGCTCTGCCACGCGGGCTTCGAGCCGGAATGGATCGCCGGCATCTCGATCGGCGCCATCAATGCCGCGATCATCGCCGGCAACGAGCCGGACAGGCGGGTGCCGCGGTTGAAGGAATTCTGGGAGATGGTGTCGGCGCCGGTGCCGTGGAACCCGGTGTCGAAGCATGAGCGCGCCCGCTCGCTGTTCAACGAGACCTCTGCTGCGATCATCGCGACTTTCGGCGTGCCCGGCTTCTTCACGCCGCGGATTCCGCCGGCGCCGCTGTGGCCGCCCGGCAGCTCGCAATCGCTGAGCTATTACGACACGGCGCCCCTGAAGAAGACGTTGGAGCGGCTTGTCGACTTCGATCGCATCAACGACCTGAAGACGCGCCTGTCGGTCGGCGCGGTCGGCGTCACCTCCGGCAACTTCTGCTATTTCGACAATTACGAGTTCAAGAAGCTCGGTAAAAAGATCGGTCCCGAGCACATCATGGCCTCGGGCGCGCTGCCGCCGGGCTTTCCCGCCGTCGTGATCGAGGGCGAGCATTACTGGGACGGCGGCATCGCCTCCAACACGCCGCTCGATTTCGTGCTCGACGAGGAGACCAGCCGCGATCTGCTGATCTTCCAGGTCGACCTGTTCAGTGCGCGCGGGCCGTTGCCGGAGACGCTGCTGGAGGCCGCCGAGCGCGAAAAGGACATCCGCTATTCCAGCCGGACACGGATGAACACCGACAAGAACAAGCAGGTCCACAATGCCCGCATGGCGGTGCGCGACCTCATCAGCAAGCTGCCCGATTACCTGAAGAACGATCCGTCGGTCGAACTGCTGCGCAAGGCGTCGAAGGAGAACACCGTCACGGTGGTTCACCTGATCTACAAGAGCAAGAACTACGAGAGCTCCTCGAAAGATTACGACTTCTCCCATGTTGCGATGGTCGAGCACTGGGGCGCGGGCGTCCGCGACGTGCATTTGTCGATGCGTCACAAAGAATGGCTAGAACGGCCACAGTCCGGGGAAACCATGGTGACTTACGATCTGACGGGGGATGAACCCGAAGCCCCCGCAGGCAAATAG
- a CDS encoding CAP domain-containing protein has translation MKRTTVALFGLLVLAGCGTETKIPEEPAMYLNMAQPGAVLDSQAAAIMFSQYRQNNGLGVVVVDPALTKLAEQQSQAMAARNKMDHDVKAPLGKRLEAGGYPATVAVENISAGYHTLAEAFSGWRDSPPHKANMLKSGVTKMGIAAVYAPNTKYKVFWTLILAAT, from the coding sequence GTGAAACGGACGACGGTCGCCCTGTTCGGGCTTCTGGTGCTTGCCGGCTGCGGCACAGAGACCAAAATCCCGGAAGAACCGGCCATGTATCTCAACATGGCGCAGCCCGGTGCCGTGCTGGATAGCCAGGCCGCCGCGATCATGTTTTCGCAGTACCGCCAGAACAACGGCCTTGGCGTCGTGGTGGTGGATCCCGCGCTGACCAAGCTCGCCGAGCAGCAATCGCAGGCGATGGCCGCCCGCAACAAGATGGATCACGACGTGAAGGCCCCGCTCGGCAAGCGGCTCGAGGCCGGCGGCTATCCCGCGACCGTCGCGGTCGAGAACATCTCGGCCGGCTATCACACGCTCGCGGAAGCGTTCTCTGGGTGGCGCGATTCACCGCCGCACAAGGCCAATATGCTCAAGAGCGGTGTCACAAAAATGGGCATCGCGGCCGTCTATGCTCCAAACACCAAATACAAGGTGTTCTGGACGCTCATTCTGGCAGCAACCTGA
- a CDS encoding nuclear transport factor 2 family protein has translation MSQQAALPIADSSATRAIFDWLERFAACVRAVDYAAARPFWHPDIIAFGTYQELIRGLARWTETQWDNVWPRTADFAFDLDNTAVLMSGDGSMATVITPWTSTGFRADGSRFDRPGRATIILARQTDGRWLGIHSHMSLQRGVPQDSHGNRPVKAR, from the coding sequence ATGAGCCAGCAAGCAGCCCTGCCGATCGCCGATTCGAGCGCGACGCGCGCGATCTTCGATTGGCTCGAGCGGTTCGCCGCCTGCGTCCGGGCCGTGGACTATGCCGCTGCCCGTCCGTTCTGGCATCCCGACATCATCGCCTTCGGCACCTACCAGGAACTGATCCGCGGCCTCGCGCGCTGGACCGAGACGCAATGGGACAATGTCTGGCCACGTACGGCGGACTTTGCCTTCGACCTCGACAATACCGCGGTGCTGATGAGCGGCGACGGCAGCATGGCGACCGTGATCACGCCCTGGACCAGCACCGGCTTCCGTGCGGACGGCAGCCGGTTCGATCGGCCGGGACGAGCGACCATCATCCTCGCACGGCAGACCGACGGACGTTGGCTCGGCATTCATTCCCACATGTCGCTGCAACGTGGCGTGCCGCAGGACAGCCATGGCAACCGCCCGGTCAAGGCGCGTTGA
- a CDS encoding sulfate/molybdate ABC transporter ATP-binding protein codes for MAIEVTNIVKRFGSFAALDNVDLRVADGELLALLGPSGSGKTTLLRIIAGLDWPDSGEVAIDGENALSRGASERQVGFVFQHYALFRHMTVFENVAFGLRVQPRAIRKDEATIRARVKNLLDLVQLDWLANRYPSQLSGGQRQRIALARALAIEPRILLLDEPFGALDAKVRKELRQWLRSLHNEIHVTSIFVTHDQEEALEVANRVVVMDKGKIEQIGSPGEVYDNPATAFVHGFIGESIVLPVDVAGDAVRLDGRPLNIPALGAASGAAKLFVRRHDMAVGPAGAGALEGAIRHVRSFGPIQRAEVTLSGSEGKTVIEIDAPRDRELQAGEIVSLQPRRYRIFAAQD; via the coding sequence ATGGCGATTGAAGTCACAAATATCGTAAAACGGTTCGGCAGCTTTGCCGCGCTCGACAATGTCGATCTCAGGGTTGCCGACGGCGAACTCCTGGCGCTGCTCGGCCCGTCCGGCTCCGGCAAGACCACGCTGCTGCGCATCATTGCCGGCCTGGACTGGCCTGACTCCGGCGAGGTCGCGATCGACGGCGAGAACGCGCTGTCGCGCGGCGCCAGCGAGCGCCAGGTCGGCTTCGTATTCCAGCATTACGCGCTGTTCCGCCACATGACCGTGTTCGAGAACGTTGCCTTCGGCTTGCGGGTGCAGCCGCGCGCGATCCGCAAGGACGAAGCGACGATCCGCGCTCGCGTCAAGAACCTGCTCGACCTGGTGCAACTCGATTGGCTCGCCAACCGCTATCCGAGCCAGTTGTCCGGCGGCCAGCGTCAGCGCATCGCGCTGGCGCGTGCGCTCGCGATCGAGCCGCGCATCCTGCTGCTCGACGAGCCGTTCGGTGCGCTCGATGCCAAGGTGCGCAAGGAGCTGCGGCAGTGGCTGCGCTCGCTGCATAACGAGATCCACGTCACCTCGATCTTCGTCACCCACGACCAGGAGGAGGCGCTCGAAGTCGCCAACCGCGTCGTGGTGATGGACAAGGGCAAGATCGAGCAGATCGGCTCGCCGGGCGAGGTCTATGACAATCCGGCGACCGCCTTCGTGCACGGTTTCATCGGCGAATCCATCGTGCTGCCGGTCGATGTCGCGGGCGACGCGGTGCGGCTGGACGGCCGGCCTCTGAACATTCCGGCGCTCGGCGCCGCATCCGGCGCGGCAAAGCTGTTCGTCCGCCGTCACGACATGGCGGTCGGTCCGGCCGGCGCCGGCGCACTCGAAGGCGCCATCCGCCACGTCCGCTCGTTCGGTCCGATCCAGCGCGCCGAGGTGACGCTGTCGGGCAGTGAGGGCAAGACAGTGATCGAGATCGACGCCCCCCGCGACCGTGAATTGCAGGCCGGCGAGATCGTCTCGCTACAGCCCCGCCGCTACCGGATCTTTGCCGCGCAGGACTAG
- the cysW gene encoding sulfate ABC transporter permease subunit CysW: MSMQTGLATSTPQLRTYPVTTDVSVAAPAPLREIARVEPSSAQRNLRTEPGPIRFIIIALAIAFLSVFVVLPLVVVFASAFSKGIGAYLAALAEPEALAAIRLTLLIAAISVTLNLVFGVLAAWAISKFEFTGKTFLITLIDLPFSVSPVISGLVFVLLFGAQGYFGPWLQAHNIHILFAVPGIALATIFVTFPFVARALIPLMQEQGTQEEEAAISLGASGLQTFFRVTLPNIKWGLLYGVLLCNARAMGEFGAVSVVSGHIRGETNTMPLLVEILYNEYQFVASFAIASLLAMLALITLVVKTVLERRLDEGEAADGD; this comes from the coding sequence ATGTCGATGCAGACGGGATTGGCGACCTCGACGCCGCAACTGCGGACCTATCCGGTTACGACCGACGTCAGCGTCGCCGCGCCGGCGCCGCTGCGCGAGATCGCGCGCGTGGAGCCGAGCAGCGCGCAACGCAATTTGCGCACCGAGCCCGGCCCGATCCGCTTCATCATCATCGCGCTCGCGATCGCCTTCCTCAGTGTGTTCGTCGTGCTGCCGCTCGTCGTGGTGTTCGCCTCCGCCTTCTCGAAGGGCATCGGCGCCTATCTCGCGGCGCTGGCCGAGCCTGAGGCGCTCGCCGCGATCAGGCTGACACTGCTGATCGCCGCGATCTCGGTCACGCTCAACCTGGTGTTCGGCGTGCTTGCAGCCTGGGCGATTTCGAAATTCGAGTTCACCGGCAAGACCTTCCTGATTACGCTGATCGACCTGCCGTTCTCGGTGTCGCCCGTGATCTCGGGCCTGGTCTTCGTGCTGCTGTTCGGCGCCCAAGGCTATTTCGGGCCATGGCTACAGGCGCACAACATCCACATCCTGTTCGCGGTGCCGGGCATCGCGCTGGCGACGATCTTCGTCACCTTCCCGTTCGTGGCCCGCGCGCTGATCCCGCTGATGCAGGAGCAGGGCACCCAGGAGGAGGAGGCGGCGATCTCGCTCGGCGCTTCCGGCCTGCAAACGTTTTTCCGTGTCACGCTGCCCAACATCAAATGGGGCCTGCTCTACGGTGTCCTGCTCTGCAACGCGCGGGCGATGGGCGAGTTCGGCGCAGTGTCGGTCGTGTCAGGTCATATCCGCGGCGAGACCAACACGATGCCGCTGCTGGTCGAGATTCTCTACAACGAATATCAATTCGTCGCGTCGTTCGCGATCGCATCGCTGCTGGCGATGCTGGCGCTGATCACGCTGGTCGTGAAGACCGTCCTCGAACGGCGTCTGGATGAAGGTGAGGCCGCCGATGGCGATTGA